GCCCGAGGGTAAAACGGGTCTGATTCGCGTAGAAAGCATTTCAACTACTGGCATCCCGACGCTGGTATTGCAGGTGCGCGTCACGAAGTAGCTGCTTTGCCTGTGTTCAAAAACAAACCCGGCTTCTCGTTGCGAAGAAGCCGGGTTTGTGTTGGTGCTAATGAGGCGCTTAGAATACAAGGCCTGCGGTAACCGTAACGTTGATGCGGGTATCGTTTACGTCCACCACGGGCGTCTGGGGCGGTTCCGCAGGGATGACGTACGGCGTGTAAAACTGTCGGACTCTCGTGTACATCCCGGCTACGTCGAGGAAGAAGCTGTTTTGGCGCAAGCCCGCTCCAGCCGTATAGAAATTTTGGCTCCGGTCGAAGCGGCTGTTGTTTTCGTACGGGTCGCCGTAGTGGGCAAAGCCGGCCCGCAGCCGGAAAATGTCGTACCGAAACTCCCCGCCCACCCGCAAGTTCACCGCCGAGCCGTACAGCCGGCGCACCGCGTCGTTGGCAGGCCCGAAGTCGATGGGCGCGTTGTTGGCGTTATTCGTATCGTCGTTGCCCAGGCGGGCTTGGCCGTAGTTCACGTATTCCGCATCGGCGCTCAGGAATCCGTTTTTGCCTAGTACTACCGCCGCGCCCCCGGTAGCCCGGAACGGCGAAGTCAGCGTGTAGGCCCGCTCCTGCGGGTCAACACTGGCCTGGCCGGAGGTGTAGGTGCGGCCATCAACGGTAATCGGCGAGTCGTAGGTCACGTCCAGCGACGAGCTGAAGGTTTCGGTCAGCTGTGAATACGTGGGCGTTTGCACCGAAATGCCCACGCGCACGACGTCCAGCGGCCGGTAAATTACCCCGATACGCGCGTTGATACCCGTGCCGCGGACGTCCAGCTCTTCCCGCAGGTTCAGGCTGCCAAATGCCGTACCACGCTGGTTGCTGGGAGGCGCGGGGTCGACGGCCGTAAGGGTGGAAACCGAATTATAGCGGGTGCTTACAATACCAATGGCCCCGCCCAGATACAGTTTATCCCGGTAGCTGGCACCATAACCAAAATCGAACTGGGTCTGGCCGCCACGATTCTGAATCGTTTCGCCTTGGGTAAGTTGATTTGTTCTACCAAAATCCCGTGGCGGAATGTATGTGCCTATGTTGTCGCGCTCCGTCAACAACGCTTCATAGGCCAATGCATCAAGGGTAGTGTTCTGGTCGTACTTCAACCGTTGAAAAATATTCCCTTGGGTTGTATCCACCTGAGCAGAATAGCGCAGGTTCTGGTTGAAGTCGTTGATGCGGGTCAGGCTAACAGAGAAAGTGCCGCCCCGCCATGGGCTAAAGTTGTCATCATCGGCGCGACGTTTGGAAAAGGCCACACCCACGTTATTCAATAATAAGCTCCCCCGCGAGTCGGTGCCAGTGGAGCCAAAGGCGGTGGCATCGGTGCTGCTGTTGCGCAAGCCGGGCGAAATGCTGAACTCCGAACGTTGAAACAGCCCCAGTCCGGCCGGGTTGGTGAGTACCCCACCGAGGTCGGCGCCCAGGGCCGAGGTGGCGCCCCCAATCCCCAACGTGCGGGCCGGCCCGCCAAACTGCGTCCGCGAAAAGCGGAGGGCGTCGTCTTGATTTTGGGCAAAGCCGTAGCTAGCAGGGCCCAACAGAGCCGCCGCCAGGTAATATTTCAGGTTTTTCATGAGGGAGAGAATAAGCACCGGCTCCCTGTGGAGCCGGCGTTACACATAAAATACAGGGTAGGGCCTTGATAGCCGTGCCGTTACTCGCCGCGGCCCCGGCCGCCACCACCGCCACTGCTGCGGGTGCCGCTGCTGCCGCCACCATTGTAGCTACCACCCGATGGGGACGAGGATGGGGGCGAGTACGAACGGCTCGGCTCGGAGTAAGAACGCGAAGGCTCGGAGTAGGAGCGGGAACGGGAAGGCTCCGAATACGACTGGCTCGGCTCAGAATACGAGCGAGCAGGCTGCTGGTAGGTCCGCTCCCGGCGGGGCTCAGCAGCGTCGCCGCTAGCTTCCGCAGCCTGCCGGCGCGTGCCGCTGGCATTGTCCCAGCCCGAACGGCGGCTGCGGGAAGGCTCGTAGCCGGGAGCCGGCGCCGAAGTGCCCGGGGTGGTGCTGCCGTTGTCGGCGTTGTCCAGGGTCCGCCAGCGGCGGGTGCGGACCGGCTGGTCGGCCGGCACCGTTTCAGCCACGCGGCCGGCGCCCGAAGGCGCTGTGCCGGGCGTGGCGCCGTCAGGATAGGCAGTGCTTACGCGGCCCCGGCCACTGCTGGGCGCGGGAGTAGCGGAAGAGGCTCCGGTGCCACCAGGAGCCAGAATGCCGCCCGTATCCACCGTGCCGGTGCTCCGGCTGCGGCTGCCCGTTACGCCGGATGTATTGCCGCCGCCACTGAAGCCTTCAGTAGCATTGGCGCTGCGGCTGCTGCGCGTACCCGTTACGGCGGGCCGGGCCGGCGGCACGTTCGCGCTGCCGGTGTTCAGGCCCCGGTAGTAGCCGTTGTAGAAGCCGGTATTGTAGCCATTGTTCCACCCGTTGCCCCAGCCATTTCCCCAGCCCCAGGGCCGGCCGCCCCAGCCGTACCCAAGGCCGCCGTAGCCATATCCGTAGTCGTACGGGCTGTAGCCCCAGGGCCGGCGCCACCCGCCGCCCCAGGGACGGCCAAACCCGATGTTGATGTTAACAACACTTGGCCCC
This region of Hymenobacter sp. YIM 151500-1 genomic DNA includes:
- a CDS encoding OmpP1/FadL family transporter; translation: MKNLKYYLAAALLGPASYGFAQNQDDALRFSRTQFGGPARTLGIGGATSALGADLGGVLTNPAGLGLFQRSEFSISPGLRNSSTDATAFGSTGTDSRGSLLLNNVGVAFSKRRADDDNFSPWRGGTFSVSLTRINDFNQNLRYSAQVDTTQGNIFQRLKYDQNTTLDALAYEALLTERDNIGTYIPPRDFGRTNQLTQGETIQNRGGQTQFDFGYGASYRDKLYLGGAIGIVSTRYNSVSTLTAVDPAPPSNQRGTAFGSLNLREELDVRGTGINARIGVIYRPLDVVRVGISVQTPTYSQLTETFSSSLDVTYDSPITVDGRTYTSGQASVDPQERAYTLTSPFRATGGAAVVLGKNGFLSADAEYVNYGQARLGNDDTNNANNAPIDFGPANDAVRRLYGSAVNLRVGGEFRYDIFRLRAGFAHYGDPYENNSRFDRSQNFYTAGAGLRQNSFFLDVAGMYTRVRQFYTPYVIPAEPPQTPVVDVNDTRINVTVTAGLVF